GCCTGGGCGACCTGTCGAAGGCGGATGTCGACGCGCACGGCTGCCCCGCTTGCCCGCACTCCGTGACGGGGCCAGCGGTGGTGGGCTCGCCCGACGTGCAGGTGAACAACAAGCCGGCGCTCCGCGTCGGCGACAACGGAATTCATGCCGCCTGTTGCGGCCCCAATACCTGGACCGCCATCACCGGCAGCTCGACCGTGTTCATCGACCATCTGCCGGCGCACCGCCTGAACGACATGGATTTGCACTGTGGTGGCGTCGGACAGTTGACCCAGGGAAGCCCCGACGTGATTGTCGGCGGCTGAGCGAAGAGGACCCGCGGCGAAAGCGGCCGGCATCCAGTGGCGGAGGCCGATCCGCGTCGCTCATGAGCCCATGCCCAAACCCCCGAAGGAACTCTACTCGCAGCTCGCGAAGCAGCTGTTCGCCGCCAAGACCATCGCGCTGCCGCAGAACTGGACGCCGCCCGGCTCGCAGTTCTCCAACGCGTTCTCGGTGAGCGAGCTGATCTCGCTTCCCAACTCGCCCACCAATCTGTTTCGCGAGGCGACGCTCAACAAGTATCACGTCGACACCGCCAAGGAGATCGGCGAAAAGTTCGAGAAGTTCATCGACGGCGTCTGCGGGGCGGTCTGCGACGGCATCGGCAACTGGCTCACGGCCTCCACCATCGCGGGCGTGATGATCAACGCGGTGGTGGGCGTGCTCACGCCGGGCTGCGTGATCGGCCCGCCGCTCGGGCCGCTGATCCTGGCCGGCGCTCCCAAGGAGACGCCCGCCGAGCTCAAGTACTCGACCGCCATCGCCAACGCGTTCGGCAACGCCTGGACGACGTGGGCGTCTGGCCTCACCGGCCAGCTCATGTATCCGTTGTTTGCCGCGGTTCCCTCGCCGGTCGCGCCCCCGGCTCCCAATGTTCCGATGCCGTTGATCACGTTCGCCTCGCCGGGGGAGGCGCTGCTGTCGCCCTCGACGCTCAAGATGTCGATGGTCGGGCTCTACGGCGATCCCACCGCGCTTCACTCCGACGATCTGTTCGACGCGCTGAGCCAGGCGTTCGCCACGCCATTCAACATGTTCAAGGCCACGACCATGGTGCAGAACGTGCTCGGCACCGGACCGGTGCCGACCTTCGCGCCGCCCTTCGTGCCGGTCGGGCCGGTGGTGGGTGGCGTGGGCACGGGACCCCCGGGATGCCTGTCGTGAGGGCACGCCGAGCGCCGCCGGCAGGCACGGCGCGGGTCGCGTGAAGGTCGAGAATCAGACTGGATTCCCGGTTCAGGTGATGCCGGGATTCGGCCCCGACGACCGCACCGTGCTCACGCTGGTGCTCAAGGGCACCTTCGAGATCGTCCCCGGCGGCGCGGCGAAGCCGGCGGAGCAGCCCGAGCCCATTGCGTTCGCCGACGTGCTCGCCGAAGGACCGCGCGGCCCGGTGCCGCAGGTCGACTCCGATCTCGCGCCGTTCAAG
This genomic stretch from Candidatus Sulfotelmatobacter sp. harbors:
- a CDS encoding PAAR domain-containing protein, giving the protein MPGLGRLGDLSKADVDAHGCPACPHSVTGPAVVGSPDVQVNNKPALRVGDNGIHAACCGPNTWTAITGSSTVFIDHLPAHRLNDMDLHCGGVGQLTQGSPDVIVGG